The genomic interval GAACCTGGTTCTGTAAAAGAAGGAAACTGGTTTGTAGGTTACGGAATGGGAACGGGAACTTTTGGCTGTTATAGAAGTCCGACTTCTGTAAAAGCAAAATTTTTACCTGACGGAAATTTAGTGCTTCAATGTAGTGTAAACGACATGGGCCCTGGAACCGCTACGATGATGACAGCAATTGGAGCTGAAATTACAGGCCTTCCTGCTGAAAATATTATCATAGAAATGGGAAAAAGCGGACTTCCAAAAGGCCCAACGCAAGGCGGATCGGCAACGACTTCTTCTGTTGGTTCTGCGGTGCATGATTCTTGCAATTTATTAGTAAGCAAAGCTTTGGAATTGGCAACTCAAAATCCGACTTTTAAAGGAATTCCAATTACCGATCTGACTTTTGAAAATAGTATGATTTCTTCTAAAAAAGATAAATCTAAATCGGTTACGTTAGCTTCTCTTTTGAGTAGTAATAAATTAGAAGGATTAGAAGTAGAAAATTTATCAAAAGCAGCAGAAGAAGCTAAGAAATATTCAATTTATTCGTTTTCGGTACATTTTGTAAAAGTACTTGTGAATCCGAATTTGGGTAAAATAAGATTAGCACACGTTGTTTCTTGTGCTGATATTGGAACTGTTATTAATCAAAAAACGTCAGCAGGACAAATGTTTGGCGGTGCAGTAGGAGGAATCGGAATGGGATTAATGGAAGCTTTAGAAATCGATCATCGTTTCGGTCGTCCGATCAATAATAATTTCGCAGATTACCATGTTCCCGTAAATGCCGATATTGAAAAACAAGAAGTTTTCTTTGTCAATAAAAAAGATCCAATCAGTAATCCAATGGGAACTAAAGGTTTGGGAGAAACGGCTTTAGTTGGAATGGCACCAGCAATCGCAAATGCCGTTTTCAATGCTACTGGAAAACGTGTTAGAGATTTGCCTATTACATTGGATAAAATTATAGAAACTGTTAAGGTTTAAAAAAAGAGACATTGAAAAATGTCTTTTTTTGTTTTACGTTCCGATTTTAAACATAGCTCGTGGTTTCAACCACGGGAAACGGATTTTTATAAACGTAATGTTATATACTTTGCGTACCCCTAGTTGATACTAGGCTATGTTTGACTAGGATTGTGTTATTATATGCGAAGAAAATTACCTGCATAAAAAAAGAGACATTTTTCAATGCCTCTTTTATATATCAAAAACGATTAATTATTTAACCGTAATTGGCAATTCAACTGTGGTTTTATCCCAACCAATAACAAGATTTGCTACATTACCTTGAGTTGTAAAAGCAATAGATAAAGCTTCGATAACATCAGAAACTGGTTTCACAGGAACTGAAACTCTCACAACATCTTTGCTTTGGTCATAAGCATAACCACCCCATAAATCCAATTCTTTGTTAATGATAATTGTCCATTTATCTTTTTCAGGAATAGCAAATAAACTGTAATATCCAGCAGCCACTTTTTTACCACCAATTGTTACATCTTTGTAGAATTTAATTTCGGTGTTTTCGTTAGCACCAACTCTCCAAACCTCTCCAAATTTTACAACATCACCAAAAATAGTTCTTCCTTTTGCAGAAGGTCTTGCGTAAAGAACTTTGATAACCGGATTTGGATTATCCGTTTTTTTGAATTTCACCGCTTTGTTAGGGAAATAAGAGATATCAACCGGACTTGCGTCAAGCGGAGCAAATTTTACTACATCTTGCGCCTGTACTGTAAAAGCAGCAAACAATGTAACTGCCAATAAACATAAATTTTTCATAGATTACAATTTTTAGAATAACTACAAAGTAAGCTAATAATGAAGAAAAATCATATAATTTACAGTTTGTTTTTTGTTAATGAATTGATAACAGTTTTAGCAAATAATTTTATTCCTGATTATACTTTCCGTAGAGACGTACTGAGGCGCGTCTTTACAAATAAATGTTGCGTTAGAATAAATTTTTAATATTCTTTTTTCTTTTTAGCATACCAATCTTGCATGATGTAAAAAGCTTTCTTTTTTTCACCATCATTTGAGATTAGACCTTTACGATTGTAACGGTCCTGAATACCTGGAAGCAATCTTTTTGGCGATCTGAAATCAACCAAAATCCACGGACTCGTTCCGCTTAGATGTGGAATTTTTTCAATCATTTTCAAATTCTGAATGTATAAATATTCTTGATATTCCTCAGTCCAGCGTTCGTTTTTTTCGCCGTGAAAACCAGCTTTAGCATCGCCACCAAATTCAGAAACTACAATAGGCTTATTGTATTTAGATTTCCACGTTATTTTTTCGGCATCCTCTAGATTTCCGCCATACCAACCCAAATATTGGTTGAAAGCCACAACATCTAAAACTTCACCAATCGGATCATCAATAGTTTCTTTTTTGGTTAATAAAGCAGCGCTGATTAATCTGGTATTATCTAATGATCTGGCGTGTGATGCTAAATTTTTAATGAAACTATTTCTCGCTTCCGAAATTGGTGTTTCATTTGCCATTGACCAAATAATAATACTGGCTCTATTTTTATCTCTTGTAATAGAAGCCGTTAACTGATCTTCGGCATTTTGATAAGTGTCTTTGTTTGTAAATTCAACTGTCCAATAAACCGGAATTTCTTCCCAAACCATTATTCCCATTTTATCAGCTTCGCGAATAATATTTTCGTTATGAGGATAATGTGCCAAACGGACATAATTACATCCCATTTCTTTTGCCCAGTTTAATAAACGTAAAGCATCCTCTTGAGAATTAGCCCTTCCGCCTTTGGCATTTTCTTCGTGAATGGAGATACCTCGTAAAAAGATTGGTTTTCCGTTTAACAGAATTTTATCTTCTTTTGTTTCGATAGTTCTAAAACCAATTTGATCTTTTACTTTTTGTCCGTTAAAATCGATGGAAATATCATATAATTTTGGATTTTCTGTAGACCAGTATGAGATTTTTTTCGCTGGAATTTCGAAGTTTAAAATTCCGCTATTATCCGCTTTTCCTTTAAAATTGATTTTTAATTCAGGAATAGAAATTGAAATATTATTTTGTGAAGTTTCTAAATTATTGATTTTAATAAAGCCAGAAATGACATTTGCATTCCCTTTTTTCAACTGAATCGTGTAATCTTCTACAAAAGAAGATTCTTCTTCAACTAAAGTTACATCTCTTGTGATTCCTCCATAATTCCACCAATCGGTATTTACAGTTGGAACATCTTCTTTGTGACGCGTATTATCAACTTTAATAACCAGATAATTGTCTTTTGGCTGTACAATTGACGTTATTTCGTAGTTAAACGGAGTAAAACCGCCTTCGTGTGTTCCGAGTTTTTTTCCGTTTAAATAAACATCTGCTTTGTAGTTGATAGCTCCCAAATATAAAAAAAGACGTTTTTTTTGCTTTAGATTATAATCGAAAGACTTTTTAAACCATACATTTCCCTCATAATATTTCAGTTCTGGAATCTGCGAATTCCAATCGCTTGGAATATTAATTGTTGGTGATTTATCAAAATCATATTCTACTAATTCCTGTTTGTTTTGAGCATGATAATTACTAAAAAACGCTCCTTTTGCTGGTTTTTCCTGTTTGTCGTATTGATCCAAGTGAAAGCTGTAAAAACCAGTTTGATAAGGATCTATTATGTAATTCCAAACGCCGTTTAAAGAAGTGGTATTTCGGTTAGGAACATTAGAGATTAGATTTTGTGTAAATCCTAGAACAGAAGAGGTTAGGAGTAATGCGGTTAATAGTTTTTTCATTTTTTGTATTAATTTGTATTGTATTTTTTTTAAACGCAAAGACGCAAGGTTTTACGCAAAGTTCGCAAAGGTTTTTTAGCCTTGTTTGTCATCCTGACGGAGAAAGGATCGCAATCGGCATTCTACAAAAATTGAGGAGTTTCTAGTGTGATTTCTCGTTCATCGAAATGACAAACTAGACTAAAAAAACTTAGAATCTTAGCTTCTTTTATTTAACCGGAATTCTCAAATATTCTCCTTTAAAACTCTGATTCAAAGCCGTCATTTCAATCGGATTTCCAGAACCATCAGGAATAACTTCGATTGAAGCTTTTCCGTTTGCCATTCTGATGGATTCGCTGCCTGTTGGTGTTCCTTGATTTTTTAAAGTTTTACCGCCTTTTAGACATTGAAAATAAACACTTTCTTCATAATCTAAACAGCGCAGATTGTTATTATCAATTGCAATTGCTGTTACTAATAAATTGCCATTTTTTAATTTTTCTGATGAAAGTTGCAATGATGAAGCCGTATCGTTTTTATTGAAACGATAATTGACTTTTAAAGTATCAGAAACCGTCTTTCCTTCTTTTGTTTTTCCAATTGCAATTAGAATATTTTCTCCTTTAGTAAAATTGACATCCCAAGTCAAGCCAATTGCGGGATAAAGCGAAAGATTTCGTTGTTTTTCTCCTAAAGATTTTCCGTTATGAGATAAAGTTACTTTTTCGCAATTACTGAAAACACTAATTGTTCTCGCCGTATTTTCTGGACCTTGGCGTTCTGTCCAAGTATGCGATTCGATGTAAGCAAAAGGTTCTTTTGCCCAATAACTTTTAAAAACATAATACGCATCTTTCGGATTTCCATTTCGATCTGTCAATCCTTTTTGGTTCATGTACGGAATATCATCTTCTGGACGTAAAGGCGTAGCAAAATCCTTAAATGCCCATTGAATATTTCCCACAAAGTTTGGATCATTTTCAGATACATGCAAATGCCAATCAAATAAATCTACTATATAATTTTCGCTCCAATCTCCGATTTGGGCAATGTTTGCAATTTTAGTCTGAACAATGGCTTCTTCCCAGCCTTCGGCTTTAATGACATTTTCTCCCGTTACTGGATTTTCGCTGTGACGGCCAACATGACTGTCTCCGCCATATTCAGCATGAATAAAATGTTTGTATTCTTTTTTATAAACGTCAATCGCTTTTTGATAACTTTTGTAACTTCCAGAATACCAACCAGACCAGATAGAAGGAGAAAAAACATCTACAATGTGCGAACCTTCATAATATTTTCTAATTGCTGTTTTTCTATTTGAATCGAGTTTGTGGGCAATGTCATTCAATTCATTTAAAAAAGCATTGGTTTTATCGGCATTATCTCCATCAGGAAAATCAGGAAGCCAGTTAATTTCGTTTCCTAAAGACCAAATAATAATACTTGGGTGATTGTAGTTTTGGTTGATGATTTCTTCCAGCATATTCTTGGCATTCGTTTTCCAAACTTCATTCCCAATTCCGCCGCGACACCACGGTAGTTCATCCCAAACCAAAAGACCAAGTTCGTCACAAGCTTTATAAATTTCAGGATCTTGCGGATAATGTGCTAAACGAACAAAATTAGCACCCATTGCTTTAATCGATTTTATATCTGCCCAATGCTGTTCGTTGCTCATTGCCGCACCAACTCCAGCTTGTTCTTCATGACGATGCGTTCCGCGAATTAGTAGACGTTTTCCATTTAAATAAAACGGACCATGATCTTTAAATTCAAACCATCTAAAACCTACTTTTTCTGAAACACTGTCTTTAATTTGATTTTTTTCTGATAAAACAGCAGAAAGACTATATAAATTAGGTTTTTCAGTATCCCAAAGTTCTGGATTTTTGATGTTTTCGAAAGTGATAGTTGAAGTTTTATCTGAAACCAAAACTGTTTTACTAGCTACTTTTTTGCCTTTCGGATTTTTTAAAGTTACTCTCAATGATAAATCTTTTGAATTATCAGGATTTACAATTGAAGAGATAATTTGCACAGAAGCTTTTTTAGCAGAAACTTCTGGAGTTGTAATTTTTATATTTTCAATATGATTTTTGTATTGAGAAACTAGCCAAACATCGCGTGTAATTCCACCATAAATAAAGAAATCACTTTTTTGAGACGGAATGATTTCTATATCATAACTATTATCAACGCGAACAAAAATGTCGTTATTTCCTTCTTTGATGAAGTTCGTAATGTTAATTGAAAAGCCAATATAACCGCCAATATGACTTCCAGCTTCTTTTCCGTTTACATACACTTTTGTAGTTACATTCGAACCTTCAAAGTATAAAGAATAAACTTTGGTTTTGTCGATTTGCGGAATATTTAATTTTTTTTGATACCAGCTTGCATCACGTCGATAACCCGGATTTAAATCTGTTGCGTCTTCAGCGTTCCAAGTATGAGGTAAGTTTAGTGAAACCCAATTTGAAGCTTTTTCCGCTTCGTTGAGGTTTGTAGTGTGATTTTCTAAATAAAGCCAATTGTCGTTAATGTTCATTTTTGTCTGAGCAAAACTGCTCAGACAAATCTGAAACAAAACAAAAAGCGCAAAAATTGAAAATGTATGGTTATGTCTTTTTTTCATAGGTTATTTTTTTAGTGACAAAGTGACAAAGGCTAAAAGTGACAAAGGCTAGAAACCTTTGTTACTCTGTTACTTTGAACCTTTGTCCCTTTGTCTAAGAAGTGCTTCTAGAAAATAATAATCAGCATAAATTATTGGTTCGTCTATTTCATCATGTTTTGGCCAGTTTCCTGTGCTATGATCGAAAAGAAATGGAGCCTTAATTTCAGTATCTAGAATGTATTTATCGGTTTGTACAGAAGTCATCAGTTTATCTGCAAATGCCAAATAATTTTCTTTCTTGGTATAATCATACAATTCGTATAAAGCTGAAGCCATAACCATAGCAGCAGAAACATCTCTTGGTGAATTTGGAATACTTGGATCTTTTAAATCCCAATATGGAATTCCGTCTTCTGGCAGGTTTTTATTTGTCATAAAAAAGAGAGCAGTAGCTTCTGCCTGTTTTTTATATGCTTCGTCTTTTGTATAACGATATGACATTGTAAAACCATAAACTGCCCAAGCTTGTCCACGAGCCCAAACCGAATCATCGTTGTAACCCTGAAGAGTAGTTTTCTTTCTAACTGCACCCGTATTTGGATTGTAGTCGATGACGTGATAACAACTGTTGTCTTCCCTAAATTGATTTTTTAAAGTGGTATTAGCGTGTTGAATCGCTACGTTACGATATTTCGGATTTCCAGATAATTTGGAAGCTTCAAAAAGCAACTCTAAATTCATCATATTGTCAATAATTACCGGATAATCCCAAATTTCCTTATTGAAATCCCAAGAACGAATAGAACCCACTTTTGGATTAAATCTTGTGCATAAAGTTTCAGCGCCTTTAATAATCACCGCTTCGTATTCTTTCTTATTTTCCACTTTTAGAGCTTCTCCAAAACTGCAAAACACTTTAAAACCTACATCATGCGAATTACTGTTGACACTTTCCTTTTTGCTAAACGGAGTCCATTTTTGAGCTTGTTCTTTGTATTTTGAATCGCCTGTTAATCGGTACAATTGCCAAAGATTTCCAGCAAAAAAACCGCTTGTCCAATCCTTAGAAGGTACTTTGCGAATTTCTAATGTTTTAATGTTCATACTTCTCGGCATCGACATAGAATCAACAGGATAATCGAGTAGCATTTTGTAACGCATTTCCAGTTTTTCTGTCGCTGCTTGAGTGTTTTTTTTGGGAGAATTAATTCCGGATTTGCATGCTGTTACCAACGATGCAAACCCAAGAATTAAAGAAATGAAACTGACATTCTTCATATTTAAAATAATATTTTTTTAGTATCTAAACTAAATTTTAGACGCGGATTTTACGGATTTACTTCGTAAAAACAAGGATTAAAACGGATTTTAAAAAATATAGATTAAAAAAATCCTCGAAAATCCTCGTCTTCGCGATGGCGAATCCGTTTTATCTGCGTTCAATACTAATTGTGCTAAATTAATAACCAGGATTATTTGGTTTTAGATTCGGATTAATAGCCAATTCAGTTCCTGGCAACGGCCATAAATAATCTTTATTCGGATCGAAATTAGCATGTGGTTCTAAACCAGCTGGACCAAAAACTTCAGGACCAATTTTAAGTCTTTTAATATCGTACCATCTGATATATTCAAAAGCCAATTCTAATCTTCTTTCGTCAACAACCATTTTTCTAAAAGCATCTTTAGATAAACCTGGAGTAACATTTGCTGGAAAAGAAACTTGTTTTCCTGCTTTGTTTCTTGCTCTTGCGCGAACACGATTTACATAACCATCAGCTTCCGTTGTTCCTGGAGTAATTTCGTTTAAAGCTTCGGCTGCAGTCAGTAAAACTTCTGCATAACGCATTGTAATGTAATTATGCTGAGAAGTTCTTCCGTTTGCACCAGCTTTTCCCGGAAAACGGAAATATTTTGCAATATGCGGACGTGGCGCTTTTTCATTATCACTTGAAGGAAAAACTTGCAAAGAACCGCCTGGACCTGTTTTCTTTCTAATAATAGTATCAAAACTTACTGCTCTTCTATAATCTCTCTGATCCCAAGTAGTAAATACTTTTAAAGAAGGAACGGCAACCGAAAATCCTTGTCCATAACTGTAGCTGTCATCTTTTAGAGAACCTGTAAAAAACGCTGTATAATCTTGACCATAATTTCCTGAAGTTAAGTTGTTAAAGTCAACTGTAAAAAGAGGTTCTTTTAACGAAGCAGTTTTTGTAGCATTAAACAAATCCTGAAAATCAGCATCTAAACCTAAACCAAATTTAGCTTCGTTTGTAATAACAAATTTAGCTTCGTCATAAGCTTTTTGATATTGTCCTAAAGTTAAATAAACAGAAGATAAATATCCCGCAGCTGTACCTTTTCCGGGAACTGCTTTTACTTTTGGTTTATCTTCCAGCCATTGTTTTGCAAATTCTAAATCGGCAATAATTTTAGGATAAACATCTGCTTCTTTTGTTTTAGTTATCGAACTAACTTGTTTTACATCATTCACAACAAAATCGATGTATGGAATGTCTCCAAAAAGACGCACCAAATGATAGTAAGTAAATGCTCTGGCAAAATAGGCTTGAGCCACGATAGCGTTAACTTTTGCTGGATCTCCAGGTGTTTTTTTTGCACCTTCAATCGCTTGATTTGCCGCCGTTATAATCACGTAAGATTGTGGCCAAAAGTTGGCAACAAGTGCGTTGGTATCATTCATGCCCATATCATTTACATCAATACGAGCTGCTTGCGTGGTTCTATCGCCAATATCAGACATATCGTCGCGAAGCATTAAAGCAATTGTAAATTCTCGTCCCCAATAATTATTGTGTGCGATGTTGGCAAATGCACCATTTACTGCTGCTTGCAAATCATCTGTATTGTTGAAAAAGTTCTCTGGACGAATAACACCAACCGGATGTTCTTCCAGATCGGAACAGCTAAAAAAAGCGAGTGTTCCGAATAATAAAAAAGCGATATATTTTTTCATAATATTATTTTTTGATATTAGGGTATAACTTAAAACATAGATACATAGCTTTTAGGAATGCTAAATAGGCATTTCACTTGCATTAATAATCATAGTGCTTTGTGTATAGCTATGTATAAAAGCTAGTTTTTTTAATTCTCTTCTTCTGAAAAAAATCTATGTTTCTATGTGTTTAATATTATTTAGATTAAAATTTAAGGTTAAATCCGAATGTAAATGTTCTTACGTTTGGATATCCGCCATAATCTAATCCTAAATTGGTGTTACTTCTTGAGTTGGTATCGTTTAAGTAGTTTGTTTCAGGATCTGTTCCTGGATAATCGGTAATAGTCCAAAGGTTTTGAGCACTGATGTAAAAACGAACTTTGCTTAATCCCATTTTCGAAACAATTTTTTCATCCAAACTATATCCTAAAGAGATGTTTTTTAGACGAATATAACTTCCGTCATAAACAAATCTTGAAGTGATTCTTTTGGTTCTAGCTGCATTTATAGGAACATTTGTATCTGTATTTGTTGGTGTCCAAGCGTTTAAAACTTCTGTTGTGGCGTTATTGTTTCCAGAAGCCAATTCCATCAAAGTATAGTTTAAGATTTGACCTCCTTGCGAACCTTGGAAGAAGATATTTAAATCCAGATTTTTATAAGTGAAATCATTATTGAATCCGAAAATGAAATCAGGATTTGGATTTCCGATAATCGTTTTATCTTGCGAATCTAATTTCCCGTCGCCATTTACATCTCTGAATTTTTCACCTCCTGCAATCGTTTCAAAATTTCCTGGTAAAACGGCTTCTCCTTGCTGAATTACACCATCATAAATAAATCCGAAGAAAGAACCAACCGGTTGTCCAACTCTCAAAATCTGCGATTCAGTTGCTAAAAAGTGACCAGGAGCAGAGTTGATTAAAAGATCTTTGTTATCCGCTAATTTTAATACTTTGTTTTTGTTTGAAGAAATATTAAAACTTGTTGACCACGTAAAATCGGCACCGATAAAGTTTTTAGTATTAATACCTAATTCCCAACCTTTATTTTCTAATTCACCCACATTTTGAAGCTGAGAAGCAATTCCAGAAACTCCCGGAAGCGGTCTGTTGAACAATAAATCTTTGGTAATTGTTTTATAATAATCTGCTGTAATGCTAATTCTGTTATCAAATAAACCTAAATCAATTCCGTAATCTTGTTGGTATGAAGTTTCCCATTTCAGATTCGGATTATCTAAAGAAGTTAATTGAACCGCATTTACAATCACGTCGCCGCTGACATCATAAATTTCAGAGAATCTAGAAAGAGTAGAGTAAGCGCCGATTGATGGATTTCCTGTCGCTCCGTAACTTGCTCTTAATTTTAAGTTCGAAATAGTTTTATTGTCTTTCAAAAAGTTCTCTTTTGCTATGTTCCAACCAATTGCTCCAGAAGGGAAAGTCCCGTATTTGTAATTTTTACTAAAGCTTGAAGAACCATCTCTTCTAGCCGTAAATGTTAGCAAATATTTATCGTCATAATCGAAGTTTAACCTTCCAAAAGCAGAAATTAATTCAGTTTCAGACAAGTTAGAATCTGGTTTTAAGAATACCGTTCCAGCTCCTAAATTTCTATACGAATTCGTATTTGTTAAAAAACCTCTTGAAGCGGCATAAGAACTTTCGTTTTTGTTTTTTTGGTATGAATATCCTCCAAGAACAGTTAAAATTCCTTTTGCGATAATTTCACGTTTGAAAGTCAAGT from Flavobacterium sp. YJ01 carries:
- a CDS encoding DUF2911 domain-containing protein; amino-acid sequence: MKNLCLLAVTLFAAFTVQAQDVVKFAPLDASPVDISYFPNKAVKFKKTDNPNPVIKVLYARPSAKGRTIFGDVVKFGEVWRVGANENTEIKFYKDVTIGGKKVAAGYYSLFAIPEKDKWTIIINKELDLWGGYAYDQSKDVVRVSVPVKPVSDVIEALSIAFTTQGNVANLVIGWDKTTVELPITVK
- a CDS encoding glycoside hydrolase family 2 TIM barrel-domain containing protein — translated: MKKLLTALLLTSSVLGFTQNLISNVPNRNTTSLNGVWNYIIDPYQTGFYSFHLDQYDKQEKPAKGAFFSNYHAQNKQELVEYDFDKSPTINIPSDWNSQIPELKYYEGNVWFKKSFDYNLKQKKRLFLYLGAINYKADVYLNGKKLGTHEGGFTPFNYEITSIVQPKDNYLVIKVDNTRHKEDVPTVNTDWWNYGGITRDVTLVEEESSFVEDYTIQLKKGNANVISGFIKINNLETSQNNISISIPELKINFKGKADNSGILNFEIPAKKISYWSTENPKLYDISIDFNGQKVKDQIGFRTIETKEDKILLNGKPIFLRGISIHEENAKGGRANSQEDALRLLNWAKEMGCNYVRLAHYPHNENIIREADKMGIMVWEEIPVYWTVEFTNKDTYQNAEDQLTASITRDKNRASIIIWSMANETPISEARNSFIKNLASHARSLDNTRLISAALLTKKETIDDPIGEVLDVVAFNQYLGWYGGNLEDAEKITWKSKYNKPIVVSEFGGDAKAGFHGEKNERWTEEYQEYLYIQNLKMIEKIPHLSGTSPWILVDFRSPKRLLPGIQDRYNRKGLISNDGEKKKAFYIMQDWYAKKKKEY
- a CDS encoding glycoside hydrolase family 2 TIM barrel-domain containing protein, with the translated sequence MKKRHNHTFSIFALFVLFQICLSSFAQTKMNINDNWLYLENHTTNLNEAEKASNWVSLNLPHTWNAEDATDLNPGYRRDASWYQKKLNIPQIDKTKVYSLYFEGSNVTTKVYVNGKEAGSHIGGYIGFSINITNFIKEGNNDIFVRVDNSYDIEIIPSQKSDFFIYGGITRDVWLVSQYKNHIENIKITTPEVSAKKASVQIISSIVNPDNSKDLSLRVTLKNPKGKKVASKTVLVSDKTSTITFENIKNPELWDTEKPNLYSLSAVLSEKNQIKDSVSEKVGFRWFEFKDHGPFYLNGKRLLIRGTHRHEEQAGVGAAMSNEQHWADIKSIKAMGANFVRLAHYPQDPEIYKACDELGLLVWDELPWCRGGIGNEVWKTNAKNMLEEIINQNYNHPSIIIWSLGNEINWLPDFPDGDNADKTNAFLNELNDIAHKLDSNRKTAIRKYYEGSHIVDVFSPSIWSGWYSGSYKSYQKAIDVYKKEYKHFIHAEYGGDSHVGRHSENPVTGENVIKAEGWEEAIVQTKIANIAQIGDWSENYIVDLFDWHLHVSENDPNFVGNIQWAFKDFATPLRPEDDIPYMNQKGLTDRNGNPKDAYYVFKSYWAKEPFAYIESHTWTERQGPENTARTISVFSNCEKVTLSHNGKSLGEKQRNLSLYPAIGLTWDVNFTKGENILIAIGKTKEGKTVSDTLKVNYRFNKNDTASSLQLSSEKLKNGNLLVTAIAIDNNNLRCLDYEESVYFQCLKGGKTLKNQGTPTGSESIRMANGKASIEVIPDGSGNPIEMTALNQSFKGEYLRIPVK
- a CDS encoding glycoside hydrolase family 88 protein codes for the protein MKNVSFISLILGFASLVTACKSGINSPKKNTQAATEKLEMRYKMLLDYPVDSMSMPRSMNIKTLEIRKVPSKDWTSGFFAGNLWQLYRLTGDSKYKEQAQKWTPFSKKESVNSNSHDVGFKVFCSFGEALKVENKKEYEAVIIKGAETLCTRFNPKVGSIRSWDFNKEIWDYPVIIDNMMNLELLFEASKLSGNPKYRNVAIQHANTTLKNQFREDNSCYHVIDYNPNTGAVRKKTTLQGYNDDSVWARGQAWAVYGFTMSYRYTKDEAYKKQAEATALFFMTNKNLPEDGIPYWDLKDPSIPNSPRDVSAAMVMASALYELYDYTKKENYLAFADKLMTSVQTDKYILDTEIKAPFLFDHSTGNWPKHDEIDEPIIYADYYFLEALLRQRDKGSK
- a CDS encoding RagB/SusD family nutrient uptake outer membrane protein; this encodes MKKYIAFLLFGTLAFFSCSDLEEHPVGVIRPENFFNNTDDLQAAVNGAFANIAHNNYWGREFTIALMLRDDMSDIGDRTTQAARIDVNDMGMNDTNALVANFWPQSYVIITAANQAIEGAKKTPGDPAKVNAIVAQAYFARAFTYYHLVRLFGDIPYIDFVVNDVKQVSSITKTKEADVYPKIIADLEFAKQWLEDKPKVKAVPGKGTAAGYLSSVYLTLGQYQKAYDEAKFVITNEAKFGLGLDADFQDLFNATKTASLKEPLFTVDFNNLTSGNYGQDYTAFFTGSLKDDSYSYGQGFSVAVPSLKVFTTWDQRDYRRAVSFDTIIRKKTGPGGSLQVFPSSDNEKAPRPHIAKYFRFPGKAGANGRTSQHNYITMRYAEVLLTAAEALNEITPGTTEADGYVNRVRARARNKAGKQVSFPANVTPGLSKDAFRKMVVDERRLELAFEYIRWYDIKRLKIGPEVFGPAGLEPHANFDPNKDYLWPLPGTELAINPNLKPNNPGY
- a CDS encoding TonB-dependent receptor; translation: MFTNQKNKSFKWCLLVSFLLVNIMMNAQERKVTGKITSSEDLLGLPGANVYIKNSSVGASADMDGNYTVVVGEKNAVLVFNFVGFQTVEIPVGTKTVINVSLKPDTKALDEVIVVGYGTRKKSDITGSVSSVTAKELTAYPLLNAEQALQGRAAGVSVMTNNGGEPGAPVKIRVRGGTSINASGDALIVVDGFAGVAMPAPQDIASIEVLKDASATAIYGSRGSNGVIMVTTKKGKPGKPVIEFSNSTSVQSVNNKLHLLNADQFAAYRKSFTTHTQGPANSDWQDIIYRDGMISNTQLSFSGGSEDIKYYVSGTYFNQDGVVINSGIDKYTIVANLEANLTPKLKVGLNNFTSKQNKEGIISQTGAGGTGAAGVIASAYRFMPDKGIYNADGTYTTTAPIGDDIDNPYATAMENILETVSIVNRNNFFAQYQITKDLDFKTTLGLTDNNSQTGRFIPSTLIAGKNIKGEASVNNTRFSSFLTENYLTFKREIIAKGILTVLGGYSYQKNKNESSYAASRGFLTNTNSYRNLGAGTVFLKPDSNLSETELISAFGRLNFDYDDKYLLTFTARRDGSSSFSKNYKYGTFPSGAIGWNIAKENFLKDNKTISNLKLRASYGATGNPSIGAYSTLSRFSEIYDVSGDVIVNAVQLTSLDNPNLKWETSYQQDYGIDLGLFDNRISITADYYKTITKDLLFNRPLPGVSGIASQLQNVGELENKGWELGINTKNFIGADFTWSTSFNISSNKNKVLKLADNKDLLINSAPGHFLATESQILRVGQPVGSFFGFIYDGVIQQGEAVLPGNFETIAGGEKFRDVNGDGKLDSQDKTIIGNPNPDFIFGFNNDFTYKNLDLNIFFQGSQGGQILNYTLMELASGNNNATTEVLNAWTPTNTDTNVPINAARTKRITSRFVYDGSYIRLKNISLGYSLDEKIVSKMGLSKVRFYISAQNLWTITDYPGTDPETNYLNDTNSRSNTNLGLDYGGYPNVRTFTFGFNLKF